The Benincasa hispida cultivar B227 chromosome 9, ASM972705v1, whole genome shotgun sequence genome has a segment encoding these proteins:
- the LOC120085334 gene encoding translocator protein homolog yields MASTELKHRKTDDSSSPTVPAADNGGAKKAKNKAITKRGLKSLALAITIPMSLTLLSVFLLSNPKNYYPASAARPFWIPSAKVVNWGSLTSSLLMGVAAWLVWAEGGFHAKPNALYLYSLYLALCVAWYALVFGAGARRLGSLACLGKTAALVGCDRLFRGVNPIAADLVKPCLVWSVFLTVVNLTMVSL; encoded by the coding sequence ATGGCTTCCACCGAGCTAAAACACCGAAAAACAGACGACTCCTCTTCCCCCACCGTCCCCGCCGCCGACAACGGTGGTGCTAAGAAAGCGAAGAACAAAGCCATAACCAAACGAGGCCTAAAATCTCTAGCTCTTGCCATCACCATCCCCATGTCCCTCACTCTCCTCTCCGTCTTCCTCCTCTCTAACCCCAAAAACTACTACCCGGCCTCCGCTGCGAGACCTTTCTGGATTCCGTCGGCGAAGGTCGTCAATTGGGGGTCTTTGACTTCTAGCTTATTGATGGGCGTCGCGGCCTGGCTGGTCTGGGCGGAGGGAGGATTCCACGCCAAGCCCAACGCCCTCTACCTTTATAGTTTGTACTTGGCGTTGTGCGTGGCATGGTATGCTCTCGTGTTTGGGGCTGGCGCGCGACGGCTCGGCTCTTTGGCGTGTTTGGGAAAGACGGCAGCGTTGGTTGGGTGCGACCGGTTGTTCCGGGGAGTGAACCCGATTGCGGCGGACTTGGTTAAGCCTTGTTTGGTTTGGTCTGTTTTTCTTACTGTTGTGAATCTTACTATGGTTTCTCTTTGA